In Eublepharis macularius isolate TG4126 chromosome 4, MPM_Emac_v1.0, whole genome shotgun sequence, the following are encoded in one genomic region:
- the LOC129329266 gene encoding G-protein coupled receptor 22-like translates to MESPMFDTVLETTDGVTPDPSWTLPYPLGFQVSLTGFLMLEIVLGVSSNLTVLVLYCLQAGLVDSVSNMVTMNLHVLDVLICVVCAPLSMVVVLVPPDRAATLLCCFHEACITFSSVATATNVLVISLDRYDISVRPAQRVLTPARAILLLAGVWMLSLAVFFIPFLEGEFGHASQWQNRTVLCVGPKEFHAELGTSYHLAIQIPTFFAAVAVMLVTYAKILQALNISIGSTFKRSQRRKTKKRKRRKSAEPSCSLASGGEAKRLSQPVPALPTPPPMGVQASVSVIIALRRAVKRHRDRRERQRRVFRMSLLIISTFLLCWAPLSIANLLILCLGPSPLLGKLRICFLAMAYGTTIFHPLLYAFTRQKLRNVLRSKLKKRVVSALQVDPAPGGTVIHNSWVEPPRKSCKGRPRGSDGAEHCLTEATKE, encoded by the coding sequence ATGGAGAGTCCCATGTTCGACACTGTCCTGGAGACAACAGACGGGGTGACCCCTGACCCCAGCTGGACCCTACCCTACCCATTGGGCTTCCAGGTCTCACTGACGGGCTTCCTAATGTTGGAAATTGTGTTAGGTGTGAGCAGCAACCTGACGGTACTGGTCCTCTATTGCCTGCAAGCTGGCTTGGTTGACTCAGTCAGCAACATGGTGACCATGAACCTGCATGTGCTGGATGTACTAATCTGTGTGGTGTGTGCACCGCTCTCGATGGTCGTCGTGTTGGTGCCCCCAGATCGTGCTGCCACTTTGCTTTGCTGCTTCCATGAGGCTTGTATCACCTTCAGCAGTGTGGCAACGGCCACTAATGTGCTGGTGATCAGCCTGGACCGCTATGACATCTCTGTACGGCCAGCACAGCGTGTGTTGACGCCAGCCCGTgccatcctgctcctggctggTGTCTGGATGCTATCCCTGGCAGTCTTCTTTATACCTTTCCTGGAGGGAGAATTCGGCCATGCTAGCCAGTGGCAAAACCGCACGGTGCTCTGTGTCGGCCCAAAGGAGTTCCATGCCGAACTCGGTACCTCCTACCACTTGGCTATCCAGATCCCCACTTTCTTTGCTGCTGTGGCTGTCATGCTAGTAACCTATGCCAAGATCCTGCAGGCTCTCAACATCAGTATTGGCAGCACCTTCAAGCGCAGCCAGCGCCGCAAGACCAAGAAAAGGAAACGGCGGAAATCAGCAGAGCCAAGCTGTAGCCTTGCCAGTGGAGGAGAGGCCAAGCGGCTTTCTCAGCCAGTGCCTGCCCTTCCTACGCCACCACCCATGGGGGTGCAGGCCTCAGTCTCTGTGATCATCGCACTGCGGCGAGCAGTGAAGCGTCACCGTGACCGGAGGGAGCGCCAGCGGCGTGTTTTCCGCATGTCTCTTCTCATAATCTCAACCTTCCTTTTGTGTTGGGCACCACTTTCCATTGCCAACCTACTCATCCTGTGCCTGGGGCCCAGCCCTTTGCTGGGCAAGCTGCGAATCTGCTTCTTGGCCATGGCCTATGGCACCACCATCTTCCACCCTCTCCTCTATGCCTTCACCCGCCAGAAACTGCGCAATGTACTCCGCAGCAAGCTGAAGAAGCGGGTGGTGTCTGCCCTGCAGGTGGACCCTGCCCCTGGTGGCACAGTCATCCACAACTCCTGGGTGGAGCCACCACGCAAGAGCTGCAAGGGCCGGCCACGAGGTAGCGATGGGGCTGAGCACTGCCTGACTGAGGCCACTAAGGAGTGA